tatatatatatatatatatatatatatatatatatatacgtgaaTCATGATATGGTCATTTATAGTTAgcaaaaataactatttttttataatgaaaaaactagtttttttttcccttaaaacTAGTTCTGTATCCGAGTTCAGATttgttgtgcaaaatagttaaGACAGGCAGAAAAGCGACACACGTAAGGCCTCATAAGGTCCCCGAGGCGCCATTTTTTGATACAAAGCTGCAGCcggtgtgtgttgtgtttgttttgatcgAGTGAGTGAGAGAGTCCTGTCCACTGTTCACCTCACAGCCAAggttttagcttttttgttgttgtccgTTAATAACAGCAGCCACATATAATGAACGTGGTAGACCACCTGCGGGAAATGGCAGTGTCTGGCCTCCACTCCAACGTCAGATTATTGAGCAGCCTGCTCCTGACCATGAGCACCAACAGCACGTACGTATTTCGTTTTGTATCCAAACATTTAGTTTTCCCCGATTGCTAGAGGCAGTGGTTCTCTCTATTGGTTCTCTTGGGGTGAATGTTCGCTTTGTCTTGCAAACAACGCTAGCACTGACTAGGAAGACTTCATGGACATTTTTGGTTAGCGCTTTTGAAGTGATTTAGCAACGCGCTATATCAGGTTTTACAACCTAGTTTGTACCTCTTGAGAATGAAGtatgtatttaattgtgtgtgCAATTTGTTTGTTTCCAGGGAGTTATTTTCGCCTTCCCAGAAGTATCAGCTGCTGGTGTACCATGCTGATGCTCTCTTTCATGATAAGGAGTACCGGAACGCGGCATGCAAGTACACTATGGCGTTGCAGCAGAAGAAGACCCTAAGCAAGATCTCTAAAGTGAGGCCATTCCCTGGGAGCACTACATCTTCCCCACAGGCCCAGGTAGACAGATCAGCCAAGTGAATGCTTGAGAGCTGTGGTTCTCAACCCTGACaagctgtgtttccactgcccAGTGTTACAGTGCTCAAGTGTGATGGTGTGCTCATAGAGCCCTTGTAGTGTGGCATGACCTCAGTTTAATTAGAaacctgtgcacaaaggagcagTTGTGTGTCATTTCACAGTCACCATCAGCTTAtcacagggatagaaataagactcccaatgcATAGCAGGTTGATCCTTTGCTATGTTAaataagacacgcctgagcttgttacctatacactggggctaatcaagtttgtagtaaaacctggaacgggtaaaattgctatgcaataaATGTCTTCTTTCCATCCATGTTATCATCCGATTGAAATGTTCTAGTCAGAATATAATGGGTGTCAATGAGGATAGCTCCTGATGAGATCATTTTGGTTATTGTCACATTCTCGTTAATGTCATGTTAGTCACACACCTGATTTCTGCCCCAGTTGGTATCACTGGGTTTGAAAAGCCTGAGATAAGGTTTCCTAACATAAAGTTCCATAGCACAATATagcacacacaacactgcaatgTGTATTACAGATTTctactgtttttaattgttacaaaatgttaatACAGTAGACTGTATATTTAAGACATTCCATTAATGTACACTATGATTATCAATGCAATACCTTGTAGTATATTTCACAGCAAAATATACTTGTTGTTTCAACACTCTGTGTTTCAATGCTTATTTTGCAAGTTTATTGATGAACTGATAACATCAACCTATTATCCCCATTTGTTCTCAGTCCTTTTGAAGTGGTTTCAAAAGGACAGTATAACAAATTATAAACAAAGTTCATAATTAAGGGTCCTCCTGATTAAAACAAGTGcaaagtaccccccccccaatttgttttacttaaagcaattaaacaattgtATCCTAACAAGAAACAACTTGAAATAGtaactttgcacttgcttcaaaatcaGTTATTATATAGTCTCGATTTATGTTCTTAGAGTTCTTTTAATAGGCTATTAAAATACACCTTGGTTActtattttttgtactgtacaCCTCCTTAAGCAAAATGCTATTGCCTTGTTTCTTCCAGAGCCTGCCGTCTGAGATTGAATTGAGGTATAAAATAGCTGAGTGCTACACCATTCTGAAGCTGGATAAAGATGCCATCGCAGTGCTGGAAGGGATTCCGACCAGACAGAGGACTCCCAAGGTTAGCTGCACCTGTTTACTTGCACGGAAGTATTTCGTGGTTCTCAGAGTTTATTCAATAcccttgttccttttttttttttctgtgtaaatcaCATTTACACTGCCTTCCCCTTCCCTCCCTGCCATTTTCCAAACTCACGTACGCTCCAAAGTGCTTCATATTCTGATATGTATGATCACGCCAGCTACATTAATACAAGGACCAATTTACCTGGCACTAATTTTAAAGTGGTTTTCCAGGATACGGTAGCATATAAAAAAACTGGACAGTTGAATTTTCAAGTAAAAATAATTTGCCTGTTTCAGAGGCACTAAGCACTAACTTTGCAGAAAGGTAACTCATTAAATAGTTGAAGCAATTTCACTGTATACTGTCGTGTTCAGAGTATAACATGCACTTGTTTACGTATTATTGAGGATAATGAAGAGAATGAGTGGAATGCATCCAAGTGTGTTTTACACTGGTACTCGGCTATATCTGAAAGTGATTGtacagagcatatatatatatatataaaaggcatAGAGAAGATTAGTGTACTGGTGTTCTGTTGTGAGTGGTGTTAGCCTTTCTGTGTTGTTATAgccttgtgatttatttttttcttcttcagattAACATGATGCTGGCTAATCTGTACAAGAAGGCTGGACAGGAGCGCTCGGCTGTGACCAGCTACAAGGAAGTCATCAGACAGTGTCCCCTCGCTCTTGATGCCATCATAGGTGCTTTCTTCATTCCTGCTTAGATCATTATAGAAATAGTTTGAGTGTTACTGTGGGGAAGCATGTAAGCATTGCCTTTTAACCAATAAGCGCGTGTTGTAGGTCTGCTGTCGCTGTCTGTGAAAGGTGCAGAAGTGGCTTCAATGGCTATGGATGTGATTCAGAGCATCCCCAATCTGGACTGGCTGTCAGTGTGGATAAAGGCGTATGCTTTCATACATTCTGGTGATAACATGAGAGCCATCAACACCATCTGGTAAGCAGGGTTAGGAATTGGGGACTTGATGTCAGgcttttattgtttactgttaaCTGGAGGTGTAAGTAAGTTATGCCTGAGATTCTCAGTAATAATATCATATATGATATAGTAATACATAGATCAAATTAATTCAGCCAACCCTAACACACATATTCTTATAGCCTGTCCCACGAAAATAGAAAACTGGAGTCCTACATGGGGTAGGTAGACTGAGGTAGTTTTACCAGTAGGGATATAATTGGTTAGTTTAACTTGTTGGTATGTAAAGTAGCAGGCTATGGAATTAGAGAGAGTGCTTATAAAGCTTAGCAGGGAAACAGTAGAGAAACATTAAgaatagaaaagaaaacattaagaaTCGGAAAATCCCAGTGCTTTTCACAGAGCATTGAAATGAGGGAATCAGTGTGCTTAGCAATATACATCAGACATTCTTCTTTGCATTCCTCTCTGAAATGAAGTGCTGTTTTAGGTGCCTCTTAGCCTTACcccctccctcactctctctccaaGCTCCCTGGAGAAGAAGTCCCTGCTTCGTGATAACGTGGATTTGCTGATTAGCCTTGCAGATCTGTATTTCAGAGCTGGGGACACGAAGAACTCCATCCTCAAGTTTGAGCAGGCCCAGATGCTGGACCCCTATGTGATCAAAGGTGAGCCTTTCAAAGAGGCTGTGCGAATGTATTCCACCAGAGCActttaaacacagacagacagtctctctctctctctctctctctctctctctggcaacAAAGCTACACTAGTAAAcagtttctgtttttcagttccaTTTCTAATTCCGTTGTAAGATCagaggaattggaattgatatgtTAGAGACATAATTGTTgggattgttcaactgctttcatttgaagccagtttaatcgACTAAGTGCcttcaattgaagtaatttgttgccttTGCGATGAGACGcccattttaacagaatactgcactAATACGAATTGAACTGGGATCAAAAGGGCTTTggaactgggaattgattttaaaaagtaaatgcatttgaaagcCAGTAACTGACCCAGACCCTGGTGATAAACAATGTCTGCCTCTCCGCCTCTTGTCAGGAATGGACGTGTATGGGTACCTTCTGGCTCGAGAGGGCCATCTAGAGGATGTTGAGGTCCTAGGAGGACGTCTGTTCAACATCTCCGACCAGCATGCTGAACCCTGGGTGATCTCAGGGTAAGTGTCCCGGTGCAGGGTGTGCGAAACTTACATTTTAGGAAACAGTAAAAAGAAACGGTTTAGATgtaatgcctcttttccactgtacaacgaGCCGTGCCGGGTCCATACTGAGCCCTCACGGTGCActtaaggagagcctgggttgtttttccactgcagagccgaacTGCGGTACTGacatcacacacagtgaaagacagttgttattaattattgttattaattaactcggTTTGTCAAAAGATACACAAACGAGTGCTACGAGAGCCATAGTTGTATgcatggtacagctgtacagtattgtgCTTGCctatttttgtaagtttagaattgttttattttggctttttgtctttctttatattaataaggTAAAGGTcgaggatgagaaatttggtagaattggGTGTTtttgtgagttaagtgtaccgtacccgctgtttatgtccatttgctgtCAGAAATTCAGGTATAATCTTTCTCATTTCTGAAGCTTGACTCCAGATCTTACTGAACACTAGTATCTGCCCACATAGAAAcgagagcctgcacttcctcagtgtcccaaggctgtacttttctctcatcacactcgctgcccgccatgtttgttgtttttctttctggagtgtactgactgatgcaacgtattgatgaaaatccttaaccctggctcggctcggctcggctcgacTCGCAGcaggattcagatgtcttgtgaggctggagtttAACGGTTTGGTTTttgctcggctcgacaaatagccagtggagaaccaagCCCTCACGggttggatgtgccagtggagaagacTTAATAATATTGCTTTTCaatatatttctgtgtgtgtgtgcaggtgccACAGCTTCTACAGTAAGCGGTACTCTCGGGCACTCTACCTGGGAGCCAAGGCCATCCAGCTGAACAGTAGCAGTGTACAGGCCCTGCTGCTGAAGGGAGCTGCTCTGAGGAATATGGTGCGCGTCCAGGAGGCCATCATCCACTTCAGAGAGGCCATGCGCCTCGCCCCCTGTCGCCTGGACTGCTATGAAGGCAAGTGTTGTTGTTGTACAGTAGTACACACTATGTATTGGTTTCAGTCAATCATTTAGCTGCTGAATGCATTCGTACCAGTTCATATATACGTAAATGGCTAATATTGGACTACCTTGCCTACTACAACATCAGGTTGGCCAATATTggtgctgctggtggtggtggtggggggggtctGTGTAACCAGATAAAATACTTTCATAATTAACTtgtattacaatacatatttttttaccaTGAGTCctcaaatataaatgaataatacaGAATGTTTAGTTAAAGGTGCTGACATCTGTctgtctttattaaaatgtggtgCAACCTTCTTTGAATTCATCGCAGCTTTGCATGTACAAGCTTCTTGCATAAGGGTATCTTTTGCCACTCCTCTCAAGATTAGTTGATATAACAGATGTATTGCATGTTACCCAGGGGAATAAAATTGAAATTGGTGTCCACACTTATGGGTAGCATTGTATTTATAATCCTGTAGTATTTTTAGCCGGGCTGTTGTATACATAACACAGGCTCTGTTAGTTCAGCTTGTCCCCTGATGCCTCTCCAGGTCTCATTGACTGTTACCTGGCGTCGAACAGTATTCGTGAAGCCATGGGGATGGCAAACAATGTGTACAAGACCCTGGGAGCGAACGCTCAGACGCTCACCATCCTAGCCACCGTGTGTCTGGAGGACCCCATGACACAGGAGAAGGCCAAGACTCTGCTGGACAAGGCGCTGGCACAGAGACCAGACTACATCAAAGCTGTGGTCAAGAAGGGCGAGCTGCTCGGTGAGTATGGCTGCAAAGAGATCTTTTCAGACAGGAGCTTTAGATTCAGTTTGCAATGATATGCAGTCAGGATTGAAATGGTTACTATAGTCAGGCGGTTTTTCTATAGAGTGGGTCTCTAATGCAGTGGTCACTATAGTCAGGCGGTCTTTCTGTACAGTGGGTCTCTAATGCAGATAGGactttattttgcaataatgtAGATTATTGCAAGTAAACTTTCTTTTCAAGTgaacacacatgtttttttttttgttcttttcaggCCGAGAACAGAAATACGAGGAGGGAATCGCTCTGCTGCGGAACGCCCTCGGCAACCAGAGCGACTGTGTGCTGCACAGGATGCTGGGAGATTTCCTGGTGGCTGTCAATGACTATCAGGAGGCCATGGACCAGTACAGCATCGCACTGAGGTAACAAACTGAAGAACCACCGCCTGCTTTAACCCTGGATCCAGGGTGCGGATGCAGAACGGCAAAACCGGTCA
Above is a window of Polyodon spathula isolate WHYD16114869_AA chromosome 25, ASM1765450v1, whole genome shotgun sequence DNA encoding:
- the LOC121300219 gene encoding anaphase-promoting complex subunit 7-like; its protein translation is MNVVDHLREMAVSGLHSNVRLLSSLLLTMSTNSTELFSPSQKYQLLVYHADALFHDKEYRNAACKYTMALQQKKTLSKISKVRPFPGSTTSSPQAQSLPSEIELRYKIAECYTILKLDKDAIAVLEGIPTRQRTPKINMMLANLYKKAGQERSAVTSYKEVIRQCPLALDAIIGLLSLSVKGAEVASMAMDVIQSIPNLDWLSVWIKAYAFIHSGDNMRAINTICSLEKKSLLRDNVDLLISLADLYFRAGDTKNSILKFEQAQMLDPYVIKGMDVYGYLLAREGHLEDVEVLGGRLFNISDQHAEPWVISGCHSFYSKRYSRALYLGAKAIQLNSSSVQALLLKGAALRNMVRVQEAIIHFREAMRLAPCRLDCYEGLIDCYLASNSIREAMGMANNVYKTLGANAQTLTILATVCLEDPMTQEKAKTLLDKALAQRPDYIKAVVKKGELLGREQKYEEGIALLRNALGNQSDCVLHRMLGDFLVAVNDYQEAMDQYSIALSLDPNDQKSLEGMQKMEKEESPTEATADEDVDDMEGSGEEGDLEGSDSEAAQWADQEQWFGMQ